A region of uncultured Desulfobacter sp. DNA encodes the following proteins:
- a CDS encoding response regulator transcription factor — protein MLKILIADDHAIVRKGLKQILSNNPDMTVAGEASGGAQALDMIREGEWDVVLLDISMPDGNGLDTLKQIKKEKPDLPILMLSIYPEEQYAIRTIKAGVSGYLTKDSAPEQLVEAIRKVARGGKYISASLSEKMAEYLEKKSECELHENLSDREYQVMVMIAAGKTVSQIAEEMCLSVKTISTNRSRALAKMGMENNSQFTHYAVKQGLV, from the coding sequence ATGCTGAAAATTTTGATTGCAGATGATCATGCCATTGTGCGCAAAGGACTCAAACAGATTTTGTCCAATAATCCGGACATGACCGTAGCCGGCGAGGCTTCCGGAGGAGCCCAGGCGCTGGACATGATACGCGAAGGGGAGTGGGATGTGGTTCTGCTGGATATCAGCATGCCTGACGGAAACGGTCTGGATACATTGAAACAGATAAAAAAAGAAAAGCCGGATTTGCCGATTCTGATGCTCAGCATTTACCCGGAAGAGCAGTATGCCATCCGGACCATCAAAGCCGGCGTATCCGGATACCTGACCAAAGACAGTGCGCCTGAACAATTGGTTGAAGCCATTCGGAAAGTGGCTCGCGGTGGTAAATATATCAGCGCTTCACTGTCGGAAAAAATGGCGGAGTATCTGGAGAAAAAATCTGAATGCGAACTTCATGAAAATCTTTCAGACCGGGAATACCAGGTCATGGTCATGATTGCTGCAGGAAAGACCGTATCACAGATCGCTGAAGAGATGTGTCTGAGCGTTAAAACCATCAGCACCAACCGGTCCCGTGCCCTGGCCAAAATGGGCATGGAGAATAACTCGCAGTTCACCCATTATGCGGTTAAACAAGGCCTTGTATAA